Proteins from a genomic interval of Kitasatospora kifunensis:
- a CDS encoding DUF4245 domain-containing protein, translating to MAAGNSSRGRQTVRDMILSMVAVMGVALVAYLTIPHSTDGDPVHVVDYSAALASAKRAAPYPIAAPEGLSDKWRATSVTYQAADADGHSGWHLGFVTPDGKYAAVEQSNEPKFDLLKSVVSGYQPDGSASIAGQDWTRYQGDRYRGLTVTNGSATTLVTGSASYQELDQLAQALKS from the coding sequence GTGGCAGCAGGCAACAGCAGCAGAGGGCGGCAGACCGTCCGGGACATGATCCTGTCGATGGTGGCCGTCATGGGCGTCGCCCTGGTGGCGTACCTCACCATCCCGCACAGCACCGACGGCGATCCCGTGCACGTGGTGGACTACAGCGCCGCGCTGGCCTCGGCCAAGCGCGCGGCCCCCTACCCGATCGCGGCCCCCGAGGGGCTCTCGGACAAGTGGCGGGCAACCTCGGTGACCTACCAGGCGGCGGACGCCGACGGGCACTCCGGCTGGCACCTGGGCTTCGTGACGCCGGACGGCAAGTACGCGGCGGTGGAGCAGAGCAACGAGCCGAAGTTCGACCTGCTCAAGAGCGTGGTCTCGGGCTACCAGCCGGACGGCAGCGCGAGCATCGCCGGGCAGGACTGGACGCGCTACCAGGGCGACCGCTACCGCGGCCTGACCGTGACCAACGGGTCGGCCACCACCCTGGTCACCGGCAGCGCCTCCTACCAGGAGCTGGACCAGCTGGCACAGGCGCTCAAGTCGTAG
- the glpX gene encoding class II fructose-bisphosphatase yields the protein MTTQHPSHLPRSLEVAPEAPDRNLALELVRVTEAAAMAAGRWVGRGDKNGADGAAVKAMRTLVSTVSMNGVVVIGEGEKDEAPMLYNGERVGDGTGAECDVAVDPVDGTTLTAKGMANAVAVLAVADRGTMFDPSAVFYMDKLITGPEAAEFVDITAPPAVNIRRVAKAKGSSVEDVTVMILDRPRHEKLAREVREAGARIKFISDGDVAGAIMTAREGTGVDLLLGVGGTPEGIIAACAMKCMGGVIQGRLWPKDEAEKQRALDAGHDLDRVLTTNDLVSGENVFFVATGITDGELLRGVHYRHETATTSSLVMRSKSGTIRQIDSVHKLSKLRAYSAIDFDRAN from the coding sequence ATGACCACGCAGCACCCCTCCCACCTTCCGCGTTCGCTGGAGGTAGCCCCCGAAGCACCGGACCGCAACCTGGCCTTGGAGCTCGTCCGGGTGACCGAAGCCGCGGCCATGGCCGCCGGCCGCTGGGTCGGCCGGGGCGACAAGAACGGCGCCGACGGCGCAGCCGTCAAGGCGATGCGCACGCTCGTCTCGACCGTCTCGATGAACGGCGTGGTCGTCATCGGCGAGGGCGAGAAGGACGAAGCCCCGATGCTCTACAACGGCGAGCGGGTCGGCGACGGCACCGGCGCCGAGTGCGACGTGGCCGTCGACCCGGTGGACGGCACCACGCTGACCGCCAAGGGCATGGCCAACGCGGTCGCCGTCCTGGCCGTCGCCGATCGCGGCACCATGTTCGACCCGAGTGCCGTCTTCTACATGGACAAGCTCATCACCGGCCCGGAGGCCGCCGAGTTCGTCGACATCACCGCCCCGCCGGCGGTGAACATCCGCCGGGTCGCCAAGGCCAAGGGCAGCTCGGTCGAGGACGTCACCGTGATGATCCTGGACCGTCCGCGCCACGAGAAGCTGGCCCGTGAGGTCCGCGAGGCGGGCGCCCGGATCAAGTTCATCTCCGACGGCGACGTGGCCGGCGCGATCATGACCGCCCGCGAGGGCACCGGCGTCGACCTGCTGCTCGGCGTCGGCGGCACCCCCGAGGGCATCATCGCCGCCTGCGCGATGAAGTGCATGGGCGGCGTCATCCAGGGCCGGCTGTGGCCCAAGGACGAGGCCGAGAAGCAGCGGGCGCTGGACGCCGGCCACGACCTGGACCGGGTGCTGACCACCAACGACCTGGTCAGCGGCGAGAACGTGTTCTTCGTCGCCACCGGCATCACCGACGGCGAGCTGCTGCGCGGGGTGCACTACCGCCACGAGACCGCCACCACCAGCTCGCTGGTGATGCGCTCCAAGAGCGGCACGATCCGGCAGATCGACTCCGTCCACAAGCTGTCCAAGCTGCGGGCGTACAGCGCGATCGACTTCGACCGGGCGAACTGA
- a CDS encoding WhiB family transcriptional regulator: MSAPAGVGFDRPEENPWHTGAACRRDEAGLFFAPSKEPTAARLAREEHAKQVCARCPVLLSCREHALAQPEPYGVWGGLTAAERRVVLARRRRRDVELRAEAQLVAGQRGPSRRRVAESGRIAG, from the coding sequence CTGAGTGCGCCCGCGGGGGTCGGGTTCGACCGACCGGAGGAGAACCCCTGGCACACCGGCGCGGCCTGCCGCCGCGACGAGGCCGGCCTGTTCTTCGCCCCCTCCAAGGAGCCGACGGCCGCCCGGCTGGCCCGTGAGGAGCATGCCAAGCAGGTCTGCGCCCGCTGTCCCGTGCTGCTCTCCTGCCGCGAGCACGCGCTGGCGCAGCCGGAGCCGTACGGGGTGTGGGGCGGGCTGACGGCGGCCGAGCGGCGCGTGGTGCTGGCCCGGCGCCGGCGCCGGGACGTCGAGCTGCGCGCCGAGGCCCAGCTGGTCGCTGGGCAGCGCGGGCCGAGTCGGCGTCGGGTGGCCGAGAGCGGGCGGATAGCGGGCTGA
- a CDS encoding DUF1707 SHOCT-like domain-containing protein: protein MENTPSPAPSDQPVPLRKSEPAPADQSRVGEAELRASDADRERIADLLRDAYAEGRLTVDEHAERIEAAYKAKTLGELAPLTRDLPAHQSIPTDSPRPAPASAGQPLPPAREESANLVAIFGGSTRKGRWRVGSHIRATAVFGGVDLDMTDAVFEAPEVVIEVSAVFGGVSIRVPENVTLIGSGVGVFGGFDVREQTAPDPYAPVVRVKGMALFGGCDAKPRRGKKLKEWVRKQLDG from the coding sequence GTGGAGAATACGCCGTCACCAGCGCCGTCCGACCAGCCCGTCCCGCTGCGCAAGTCCGAGCCCGCACCGGCCGACCAGAGCCGGGTGGGCGAGGCCGAGTTGCGTGCCTCCGACGCCGACCGGGAGCGGATCGCCGACCTGCTGCGCGACGCCTACGCCGAGGGCCGACTGACCGTCGATGAGCACGCGGAGCGGATCGAGGCGGCTTACAAGGCCAAGACGCTCGGTGAGCTGGCGCCGCTCACCCGGGACCTGCCGGCCCACCAGTCGATCCCCACCGACAGCCCGAGGCCGGCCCCGGCGTCGGCCGGCCAGCCGCTGCCGCCGGCCCGCGAGGAGTCGGCCAACCTGGTGGCGATCTTCGGCGGCTCGACCCGCAAGGGCCGCTGGCGGGTCGGCTCGCACATCCGGGCCACGGCGGTCTTCGGCGGCGTGGACCTGGACATGACGGACGCGGTCTTCGAGGCCCCCGAGGTGGTGATCGAGGTGTCGGCCGTGTTCGGCGGCGTCTCGATCCGGGTGCCGGAGAACGTCACGCTGATCGGCAGCGGGGTCGGCGTCTTCGGCGGCTTCGACGTGCGCGAGCAGACCGCGCCCGACCCGTACGCGCCGGTGGTCCGGGTCAAGGGGATGGCACTCTTCGGCGGCTGCGACGCCAAGCCGCGCCGGGGCAAGAAGCTCAAGGAATGGGTGCGCAAGCAGCTGGACGGCTGA
- a CDS encoding fumarate hydratase yields the protein MAPTPDFAYSDLLPLGADPTPYRKLTAEGVSTFEAGGRRFLQVEPEALRLLTAEAMHDISHYLRPAHLAQLRRILDDPQASPNDRFVALDLLKNVNISAGGILPMCQDTGTAIVMGKRGQHVLTQGGDEAAIARGVFDAYTKLNLRYSQMAPLTMWDEKNTGSNLPAQIELYATDGDAYKFLFMAKGGGSANKSYLYQETKAILNEKSMLAFLEQKIRGLGTAACPPYHLAIVVGGTSAEFALKTAKYASAHYLDALPTSGDAATGHGFRDLELEAKVTELTQKIGIGAQFGGKYFCHDVRVIRLPRHGASLPVAMAVSCSADRQALGKITAEGVFLEQLETDPAKYLPETTDETLLTSGKGGDSVVRIDLNQPMSQIRSELAKHPVKTRLSLTGTLVVARDIAHAKIKERLDAGEGMPQYLKDHPVYYAGPAKTPEGYASGSFGPTTAGRMDSYVDQFQAAGGSMVMLAKGNRSKQVTDACAKHGGFYLGSIGGPAARLAQDCIKKVEVLEYAELGMEAVWRIEVEDFPAFIVVDDKGNDFFSEVTDGPLITSIRVRS from the coding sequence ATGGCACCCACGCCAGACTTCGCCTACTCCGACCTCCTCCCGCTCGGGGCCGACCCCACCCCGTACCGCAAGCTGACCGCCGAGGGTGTCAGCACCTTCGAGGCGGGCGGACGGCGCTTCCTGCAGGTCGAGCCGGAGGCCCTGCGGCTGCTCACCGCCGAGGCGATGCACGACATCTCGCACTACCTGCGCCCGGCGCACCTGGCCCAGCTGCGCCGGATCCTGGACGACCCGCAGGCGAGCCCGAACGACCGCTTCGTCGCGCTGGACCTGCTGAAGAACGTCAACATCTCGGCCGGCGGCATCCTGCCGATGTGCCAGGACACCGGCACCGCGATCGTGATGGGCAAGCGCGGGCAGCACGTGCTCACCCAGGGCGGCGACGAGGCGGCGATCGCGCGCGGCGTCTTCGACGCCTACACCAAGCTCAACCTGCGCTACTCGCAGATGGCCCCGCTGACCATGTGGGACGAGAAGAACACCGGCTCCAACCTGCCGGCCCAGATCGAGCTGTACGCGACCGACGGCGACGCGTACAAGTTCCTCTTCATGGCCAAGGGCGGCGGCAGCGCCAACAAGTCGTACCTGTACCAGGAGACGAAGGCGATTCTCAACGAGAAGAGCATGCTCGCCTTCCTGGAGCAGAAGATCCGCGGGCTCGGCACCGCCGCCTGCCCGCCGTACCACCTGGCCATCGTGGTCGGCGGCACCAGCGCCGAGTTCGCACTGAAGACCGCCAAGTACGCCTCGGCGCACTACCTGGACGCGCTGCCGACCAGCGGCGACGCCGCCACCGGCCACGGCTTCAGGGACCTGGAGCTGGAGGCCAAGGTCACCGAGCTGACCCAGAAGATCGGCATCGGCGCCCAGTTCGGTGGCAAGTACTTCTGCCACGACGTGCGGGTGATCCGGCTGCCCCGGCACGGCGCCTCGCTGCCGGTCGCGATGGCCGTCTCCTGCTCGGCCGACCGCCAGGCGCTCGGCAAGATCACGGCGGAGGGCGTCTTCCTGGAGCAGCTGGAGACCGACCCGGCCAAGTACCTGCCGGAGACCACCGACGAGACCTTGCTGACCAGCGGCAAGGGGGGCGACTCGGTGGTGCGGATCGACCTCAACCAGCCGATGTCGCAGATCCGCTCCGAGCTGGCCAAGCACCCGGTCAAGACCCGCCTGTCGCTGACCGGCACCCTGGTCGTGGCGCGCGACATCGCGCACGCCAAGATCAAGGAGCGGCTGGACGCGGGCGAGGGCATGCCCCAGTACCTCAAGGACCACCCGGTCTACTACGCCGGCCCGGCCAAGACCCCCGAGGGCTACGCCTCCGGCTCCTTCGGCCCCACCACGGCGGGCCGGATGGACTCCTACGTCGACCAGTTCCAGGCGGCCGGCGGCTCGATGGTGATGCTCGCCAAGGGCAACCGCTCCAAGCAGGTGACCGACGCCTGTGCCAAGCACGGCGGCTTCTACCTCGGCTCGATCGGCGGCCCCGCGGCGCGTCTGGCCCAGGACTGCATCAAGAAGGTCGAGGTCCTGGAGTACGCGGAGCTCGGCATGGAGGCGGTCTGGCGGATCGAGGTCGAGGACTTCCCGGCGTTCATCGTGGTGGACGACAAGGGCAACGACTTCTTCTCCGAGGTCACCGACGGCCCGCTGATCACCAGCATCCGGGTCCGCTCGTAG
- a CDS encoding nuclear transport factor 2 family protein → MTIAIAKLSDPTVRALVTAINDNDRAAFHALLTEGATMSDDGSDRDLEQWIDKEIFSSRGHMEVQTESDGGRALIANFRNETWGEMRTAWRFTVENGRISRFETGQA, encoded by the coding sequence ATGACCATCGCCATCGCCAAGCTCTCCGACCCGACCGTGCGCGCGCTCGTCACGGCGATCAACGACAACGACCGCGCCGCTTTCCACGCGCTGCTCACCGAGGGCGCGACGATGTCCGACGACGGCTCGGACCGCGACCTGGAGCAGTGGATCGACAAGGAGATCTTCTCCAGTCGCGGTCACATGGAGGTGCAGACCGAGTCGGACGGCGGGCGGGCGCTGATCGCCAACTTCCGCAACGAGACCTGGGGCGAGATGCGCACCGCCTGGCGGTTCACCGTCGAGAACGGCAGGATCAGCCGCTTCGAGACCGGCCAGGCATGA
- a CDS encoding AfsR/SARP family transcriptional regulator, translating into MELQATPHGAVLRFQVLGPVQAWRDEQPLALGSPQQQAVLTALLLHRGRPVTTQELVDGLWGDRPPPQAVAALRTYISRLRSVIEPGREVRKPAELLISVRDGYALRIPDESLDLAVFDARCAEAATARQAGQPEAAHQLMTSALELWSGQPLSGIPGPYADSQRQRLVDHQVAAREERCTIALEIDLQAEIVAELSNLASEHPLRERLRELLMLALYRCGRQAEALSVYATTRKLLIDELGVEPGAALAAMHARILSADPTLMNSAPELRIPAAETVPLAPPAQLPADVSDFSGRGELVHELRELLRRASGQAVVVTSLAGIGGVGKTTLAVHVAHSVRSEFPDGQLYVDLRGVSATPADPTVVLGDFLFALGITEAPESFEQRVAMYRSMLADRRMLIMLDNARDVEQMTPLIPGVAGCAVLATSRSRLAGIPGAHLFDVEELTPAEALELFGAIAGRHRIEAEPEAALAVVTSCGFLPLAVRIAAARLASRPRWTVTDLARRLADQRRRLDELQLGNLAVETTLGLGYGQLKPAEARAFRLLALIDCPDLPLSAVAALLGTSEDEAEEIAEALVEANMLECFTPGRYRYHDLLRLFAQKQREKAADLADTQAALVRLLALLVSTLRNAVQILEPDDQLIEPLQELTHPGEQLDGADAARGWLRSELPLILGAIEESVPGSAELLPLAIDLLLTLNTVAEEQNHAQRIRRTLTVADVAATELGSDEALARVRYALAFFAYLTGEYPEAERSLRECLALLGLPSPSLRLAASSLLGTVLAATSRPAEALHFFQQARDLSTMLAAMGSAARIEGNIARVHLMLGQEEEAVSSAQSAVAIARGSGNAGSLADTLYQLGVVLRATGSAAEAAGHLSEAYLLYQRQQQRLREGLALARLAGCLLADERVAEAAAAAEEGLKIAQELDSAAFCEGLANAALGEALLRLDQPTRGLAALTEAHEIFTRLGVPEAQVVRSLIDEQQHTEPPAPVRAVNTGVPPERGPRAPLPR; encoded by the coding sequence ATGGAGCTTCAGGCAACGCCGCACGGTGCCGTGCTGCGCTTCCAGGTGCTCGGACCCGTCCAGGCCTGGCGCGACGAGCAGCCCCTCGCGCTGGGATCACCGCAGCAGCAAGCCGTCCTGACCGCCCTGCTGCTGCACCGCGGGCGGCCGGTGACCACCCAGGAGTTGGTGGACGGACTCTGGGGCGATCGCCCGCCGCCGCAGGCCGTGGCCGCGCTGCGCACCTACATCTCCCGGCTGCGTTCCGTGATCGAACCAGGTCGCGAGGTACGGAAGCCCGCCGAGCTGTTGATTTCGGTACGTGACGGATATGCGCTCAGAATTCCGGACGAATCGCTCGACCTCGCGGTCTTCGACGCCCGCTGCGCCGAGGCGGCGACCGCCCGGCAGGCGGGCCAGCCGGAGGCAGCGCACCAGCTGATGACTTCGGCGCTGGAACTCTGGAGCGGGCAGCCGCTGAGCGGGATTCCCGGTCCGTATGCGGACTCCCAGCGGCAGCGCCTGGTGGATCATCAGGTGGCAGCCCGCGAGGAGCGCTGCACCATAGCGCTCGAAATCGATCTGCAGGCCGAAATCGTCGCCGAATTGAGCAACTTGGCGTCCGAGCACCCGCTCCGCGAGCGGCTGCGCGAACTGCTGATGCTCGCGCTTTATCGGTGCGGCCGGCAGGCCGAGGCACTGAGCGTGTACGCGACCACGCGAAAACTGCTGATCGACGAACTCGGCGTCGAACCCGGTGCCGCGCTCGCGGCCATGCACGCGCGGATCCTCTCCGCCGACCCGACTTTGATGAATTCCGCACCGGAATTGCGGATTCCAGCTGCCGAGACCGTGCCACTCGCCCCACCCGCCCAGCTCCCCGCCGACGTCTCCGACTTCAGCGGGCGCGGCGAGCTGGTCCATGAGCTGCGTGAGCTGCTGCGGCGGGCCTCCGGCCAGGCGGTCGTGGTGACCTCGCTGGCCGGCATCGGCGGTGTCGGCAAGACCACGCTGGCCGTGCACGTCGCGCACAGCGTGCGGTCCGAGTTCCCGGACGGACAGCTCTACGTCGACCTGCGCGGGGTCAGCGCCACCCCGGCCGACCCCACCGTCGTGCTGGGCGACTTCCTCTTCGCGCTCGGCATCACCGAGGCACCCGAGTCGTTCGAGCAGCGGGTGGCGATGTACCGCTCGATGCTGGCCGACCGGCGGATGCTGATCATGCTCGACAACGCGCGCGACGTGGAGCAGATGACCCCGCTGATCCCCGGGGTGGCGGGCTGCGCCGTGCTCGCCACCAGCCGCTCGCGGCTGGCCGGGATCCCCGGTGCCCATCTGTTCGACGTGGAGGAGCTGACCCCGGCGGAGGCGCTGGAGCTGTTCGGCGCGATCGCGGGGCGGCACCGGATCGAGGCCGAGCCCGAGGCCGCACTCGCCGTGGTGACCTCGTGCGGGTTCCTGCCGCTGGCCGTGCGGATCGCGGCGGCCCGGCTGGCGAGCCGGCCGCGCTGGACCGTCACGGACCTGGCCCGGCGGTTAGCTGATCAGCGACGGCGGCTGGACGAGCTGCAGCTGGGGAACCTGGCGGTGGAGACCACCCTCGGGCTCGGCTACGGCCAGCTCAAGCCTGCCGAGGCGCGGGCGTTCCGCCTGCTGGCCCTGATCGACTGCCCGGACCTGCCGCTGTCGGCCGTGGCCGCGCTGCTCGGGACCTCCGAGGACGAGGCCGAGGAGATCGCGGAGGCGCTGGTCGAGGCCAACATGCTGGAGTGCTTCACCCCGGGCCGCTACCGCTACCACGACCTGCTGCGGCTCTTCGCGCAGAAGCAGCGGGAGAAGGCCGCGGACCTGGCGGACACCCAGGCCGCGCTGGTGCGCCTGCTCGCGCTGCTGGTCTCCACCCTGCGCAACGCGGTGCAGATCCTGGAGCCCGACGACCAACTGATCGAGCCGCTCCAGGAGCTGACGCACCCCGGTGAGCAGTTGGACGGCGCGGACGCGGCGCGCGGCTGGCTGCGCTCGGAGCTGCCGCTGATCCTGGGCGCGATCGAGGAGTCGGTCCCCGGCTCCGCGGAGTTGCTCCCGCTGGCGATCGACCTGCTGCTGACCCTGAACACCGTGGCCGAGGAGCAGAACCACGCCCAGCGGATCCGGCGCACCCTGACGGTGGCCGACGTCGCCGCCACCGAACTCGGCTCCGACGAGGCGCTGGCCCGGGTCCGCTACGCGCTCGCCTTCTTCGCCTACCTGACCGGCGAGTACCCCGAGGCCGAGCGCTCCCTGCGGGAGTGTCTGGCCCTACTCGGCCTGCCGTCCCCCAGCCTGCGGCTGGCGGCCAGCAGCCTGCTCGGCACGGTGCTCGCCGCCACCAGTCGCCCGGCCGAGGCTCTGCACTTCTTCCAGCAGGCGCGTGATCTCAGCACGATGCTCGCAGCGATGGGCAGCGCGGCCCGGATCGAGGGCAACATCGCCCGGGTCCACCTGATGCTCGGCCAGGAGGAGGAGGCCGTCTCCTCCGCGCAGTCCGCCGTCGCCATCGCGCGCGGTTCCGGCAACGCGGGCTCGCTCGCCGACACGCTCTACCAGCTTGGTGTCGTCCTGCGCGCCACCGGCTCCGCCGCCGAGGCGGCCGGCCACCTCAGTGAGGCGTACCTGCTCTACCAGCGTCAGCAGCAACGGTTGCGGGAGGGTCTCGCGCTGGCCCGGCTGGCCGGATGCCTGCTGGCGGACGAGCGGGTGGCCGAGGCCGCGGCCGCAGCCGAGGAGGGACTGAAGATCGCTCAGGAGCTGGACTCCGCCGCCTTCTGCGAGGGTCTCGCCAACGCCGCCCTCGGCGAAGCTCTGCTCCGGCTGGACCAGCCGACCCGTGGTCTGGCCGCTCTCACCGAGGCCCACGAGATCTTCACGCGGCTCGGTGTGCCCGAGGCCCAGGTCGTCCGGAGCCTCATCGACGAACAGCAGCACACCGAGCCTCCCGCCCCCGTACGCGCCGTGAACACCGGGGTTCCCCCCGAGCGGGGCCCCCGTGCCCCGCTCCCCCGTTGA
- a CDS encoding class I SAM-dependent methyltransferase, whose protein sequence is MTTGQISDPARGGTAGPAPTCRSTERALQAVAFDAIGAQYSEAFPAKGGQLAAGRRLLEELEPGAPVLDIGCGTGEPTIRQLAEGGLALTAIDLSDGMLSLARQALPGAADYHRMDLYDLATTRAETAWGLPALGPAGAGTFAAATAFFSLILLPQREIRLALRRIRTLLRPGGLLALGMVEADLDDYPMRFLDQEIRISGFLREELTETLRQAGFTVESLNGRPYAPACTALPPEEQLFLHCRRIT, encoded by the coding sequence GTGACGACGGGACAGATATCGGACCCCGCCCGGGGTGGGACCGCCGGGCCTGCCCCGACCTGCCGCAGTACCGAGCGCGCGCTGCAGGCGGTCGCGTTCGACGCGATCGGTGCCCAGTACAGCGAGGCGTTCCCCGCCAAAGGCGGCCAGCTCGCCGCCGGCCGCCGACTCCTTGAGGAACTCGAACCGGGTGCCCCGGTGTTGGACATCGGCTGTGGCACCGGTGAGCCCACCATCCGCCAACTCGCCGAGGGTGGTCTCGCGCTCACCGCGATCGACCTCTCGGACGGCATGCTGAGCCTGGCCCGCCAGGCGCTGCCCGGCGCCGCCGACTACCACCGGATGGACCTCTACGACCTGGCCACCACCCGCGCGGAGACCGCCTGGGGGCTGCCCGCGCTCGGTCCCGCCGGAGCCGGCACCTTCGCCGCCGCCACCGCCTTCTTCTCCCTGATCCTGCTGCCCCAGCGGGAGATCCGCCTGGCGCTGCGGCGGATCCGGACGCTGCTGCGGCCCGGCGGCCTGCTGGCGCTGGGCATGGTCGAGGCGGACCTGGACGACTACCCGATGCGCTTCCTCGACCAGGAGATCCGGATCAGCGGCTTCCTGCGCGAGGAGCTGACCGAGACACTGCGTCAGGCCGGCTTTACCGTGGAGTCGCTGAACGGCCGTCCGTACGCGCCGGCCTGCACCGCGCTGCCGCCGGAGGAGCAACTCTTCCTGCACTGTCGCCGCATCACCTGA
- a CDS encoding ATP-binding SpoIIE family protein phosphatase, with protein sequence MRDLPPPQAGQPPAVPAQRRPPPVPAAGPTPSVTGTPLNLKVRQAVTERLGYLNDATRLINTSLDPAATVRSLAKVLVPALADAALVHLREPDRPGARDRDRAAPPSELRLHRAEGTRLGLGRGVVSARPGGALELALHEATSAGPMVLGTTEGERLRPLFTELYGARALAGLARGTALLALPLRGREKSGRGRRRADSVLGLLVLIRRPGLPGDYPDPLAARARAGDGEPDAVQRAKEPARFDPADTQTAAHLATLAGLAVDTAQRYTRESEIANELQRSMLPDHLPQPHGVRLAHRYLPGEAESQVGGDWYDAIPLPGNRVALIVGDVMGHSLTSAAVMGQLRTSAQTLAALDLPPHEVLYHLDEQAQRLGREQHLATCVFAVYDPIANRIVVANAGHMPPAMIHPDGRAELLEQLPAGAPIGVGGVDFASKELAAPPGSALLLFTDGLVETRRRSLSSGLERLRERLTGAHRHSPEQLCQEALRILPPGDRGDDIALLAAAFDGIPANDVAYWYLQPRHETPGRARRLAGHALRRWGLDELAENTELMVSELVTNAVQHAKKPVTLRLVRTSVLRCEVGDDSPQLPRRRRASPQEERGRGLELVAKCADSWGSTRLGGGKVVWFEQRLPPGPV encoded by the coding sequence GTGCGCGACCTCCCCCCTCCCCAGGCCGGCCAGCCGCCCGCCGTCCCGGCCCAGCGCCGCCCGCCGCCCGTGCCCGCCGCCGGGCCGACCCCGTCGGTCACCGGGACGCCGTTGAACCTGAAGGTCCGGCAAGCCGTCACCGAGCGCCTGGGCTATCTCAACGACGCCACTCGGCTGATCAACACCAGCCTGGATCCGGCCGCCACCGTGCGCAGCCTGGCCAAGGTGCTGGTCCCGGCGCTGGCGGACGCCGCGCTCGTCCACCTGCGCGAGCCCGACCGGCCCGGTGCCCGGGACCGCGATCGGGCCGCGCCGCCGTCCGAGCTGCGGCTGCACCGGGCCGAGGGCACCCGGCTGGGGCTGGGCAGAGGGGTGGTCAGCGCGCGTCCCGGCGGGGCGCTGGAGCTGGCGCTGCACGAGGCGACCTCGGCCGGACCGATGGTGCTGGGCACCACCGAGGGCGAACGGCTGCGTCCGCTCTTCACCGAGCTGTACGGTGCCCGGGCGCTGGCGGGGTTGGCCCGGGGCACGGCACTGCTGGCGCTGCCGCTGCGTGGTCGGGAGAAGAGCGGGCGCGGCAGACGGCGGGCGGACTCGGTGCTCGGCCTGCTGGTGCTGATCCGCCGCCCCGGCCTGCCCGGCGACTACCCCGACCCGCTCGCCGCCAGGGCGCGGGCGGGCGACGGCGAGCCGGACGCCGTCCAGCGCGCCAAGGAGCCCGCCCGGTTCGACCCGGCCGACACCCAGACCGCCGCCCATCTCGCCACCCTGGCCGGCCTGGCGGTGGACACCGCGCAGCGCTACACCCGGGAGTCGGAGATCGCGAACGAGCTGCAGCGCAGCATGCTCCCGGACCACCTGCCGCAACCGCACGGGGTCCGGCTCGCTCACCGCTACCTGCCGGGCGAGGCCGAGTCGCAGGTCGGCGGCGACTGGTACGACGCGATCCCGCTGCCGGGCAACCGGGTGGCGCTGATCGTGGGCGACGTGATGGGCCACTCGCTGACCTCGGCCGCCGTGATGGGCCAACTGCGAACCAGCGCGCAGACGCTGGCCGCGCTCGACCTGCCGCCGCACGAGGTGCTGTACCACCTGGACGAGCAGGCTCAGCGGCTGGGCCGCGAGCAGCACCTGGCCACCTGCGTCTTCGCGGTCTACGACCCGATCGCCAACCGGATCGTGGTCGCCAACGCCGGGCACATGCCGCCGGCCATGATCCATCCGGACGGCCGGGCCGAGCTGCTGGAGCAGCTGCCGGCGGGCGCGCCGATCGGCGTGGGCGGGGTCGACTTCGCCTCCAAGGAGCTGGCGGCGCCGCCGGGTTCGGCGCTGCTGCTGTTCACCGACGGGCTGGTGGAGACCCGCCGCCGCTCCCTCAGCAGCGGTCTCGAGCGGCTGCGCGAGCGGCTGACCGGCGCCCACCGGCACTCCCCCGAGCAGCTCTGCCAGGAGGCGCTGCGGATCCTGCCACCCGGTGACCGGGGCGACGACATCGCGCTGCTGGCCGCCGCCTTCGACGGCATCCCGGCCAACGACGTCGCCTACTGGTACCTGCAGCCCCGGCACGAGACCCCGGGGCGGGCCCGCCGGCTGGCCGGCCACGCGCTGCGCCGCTGGGGGCTGGACGAGTTGGCGGAGAACACCGAGCTGATGGTGAGCGAGCTGGTCACCAACGCGGTCCAGCACGCCAAGAAGCCGGTGACGCTGCGACTGGTGCGCACCTCGGTGCTGCGCTGCGAGGTCGGCGACGACAGTCCGCAGCTGCCGCGCCGACGCAGGGCGAGCCCGCAGGAGGAGCGCGGCCGCGGCCTGGAGCTGGTCGCCAAGTGCGCCGACTCCTGGGGCTCGACGCGGCTGGGCGGCGGCAAGGTGGTCTGGTTCGAGCAGCGGCTGCCGCCAGGGCCTGTCTGA